The DNA window TCACCCGTAGCGCATCTGTAGCGCATCTAGTGAGCGACGGCGCACCCAGGCCAGCCAGCGTCCACGCATCGACACTGAGCGCATCGCCCGGATCGAGGTCTTGCTTGGTAAGGACTTCAGTCCGTAACAGAATTTCCGGTCGCACCGGATCGGCCAGTCACGAATGAATCTATCGGCACATTGATGCCGACAACGTTAAGCAGTTCGCCGATCATCGGCTCATTGCTGCTTGCTTGCAGAGCGATTTCTATTTTGCAGATCCGTTCTGCGCATGGCAGCGTGGCAGCAACGAAAATGCCCCAGGATTGACCCGCCAGTACTTGCCACGACAGACCGATTTCAGCACCATCACCCACGCGCACCTGCGATGGATCGAACAGCGACTCTATACTCGGATTCAAAACGCTCCTCGACGTTTTCTCCGAGGAGATCCTCAACAGCGTTGCGAATTGGAATTGAATCCGCCATACATTTTCCGGCCACTGCGGCCAGTCAGCTGATGGCTGGCCTGCTGTATCTTAAGCATGCCTACGACTTGTTCGATGAAGCGGTCTGCGAACGGTGGCTGGAAAATCCGTACTGGCGAGGTCGTTTTCCAGACGCGTTTGTCGTGCGATCCGAGTTCGCTGACGCGTTGGCGGCATCGCTTGTGTGAGGTCGGGATGAAGAGCTGCTGGCGCACACGATCAATGCCGCCCATGCGATGAAGGCGGTGGATGCGCGTTAGGGAAGCTCTGAACAACGCCCCCAGATGCGCGACACTACACACCTACGTTGAGGAGTGATCCATGCAACTGACGTTTGGTGACGCCGAGGGCCTGGGTAAGCGCAAGCAGACCCGCCGGGAAATCTTCCTGGCCGAGATGGAGCAGGTCGTTCCGTGGCAGCGGTTGCTTGCGCTGATCGCACCGCACTATCCGGCGTCGGGACGGCCAGGTCGGCAGCCGTACGCACTGGCCACGATGTTGCGGATTCATCTACTGCAACAGTGGTACGCGCTGAGCGATCCGGCGATGGAAGAAGCGTTGCATGAGATCCCGAGCTTGCGGCGTTTTGCCCAGCTCGGTGGGTTGGACAACGTTCCTGACGAGACCACGATTCTCAATTTTCGTCGTTTGCTGGAGACCCATGGCCTGGCCGCGCGGATGCTGGAAGCGGTCAACGCGCATCTGGCGCGCAAGGGTCAAAGTCTGCGCTCGGGCACGATCGTCGATGCAACCCTGATCGCTGCGCCCAGTTCGACCAAGAACGCTGACCACGCGCGCGATCCTGAGATGCACCAGACCAAGAAAGGCAAGCAATATTACTTCGGGATGAAAGCGCACATTGGAGTAGACGATGTGTCCGGGTTGGTGCACCACGTGGAATGCACGGCGGCCAACGTTGCCGATATCACGCAGGCGCACAAGCTGCTGCATGGCAAGGAAGACACGCTCAGCGGGGATAGCGGTTACACGGGGCTGGACAAGCGCGCGGAGATGGCGCGCAAGCGCAAGTTGCGCTACCTGATTGCAGAGAAGCCGTCCAAGCTCAAGCAGATCAAGAACGCGCGCGAGTTGCAGTGGGCCCAGCGCTGGGAGCACACCAAGGCCAGCCTGCGGGCGAAGGTGGAACATCCATTTCGGGTGATCAAACGCCAGTTTGGTTACGTCAAGATCCGCTATCGCGGCCTAGCGAAGAATACCGCGCAGGTGCTGACGCTGTTTGCGCTATCCAATCTATGGATGGTGCGCCGGCAGTTATTGCCGGCCAAGGCATAATGCTGTCCGGCGGCAGCTGAAGCCGCCAGATAAGCGCAAAATCTCGTCTTACATACCCAATTTACGCGTTACTGGCGCTCTCTATGCTGATATTTTTAGGTGTTGAGAGTTGTTCAGACCTTCCTTAGGTCTCGCGCGTGATCGTAGGCACCACGGTGCAAGAAAAGGCGATCGCGTATCCAACGACAATCGTTTGCTTGAAGTGGCATCCAAAAAGCTGGTGCTGCTGGCCAAGCGCCATGGCATTAGCTCTACGACAGAGCTATGCACGCCAAGGGCCGGCGTTGAGCCGCAAGGCCGGGCGCTATGCCCATGTACGCCAGTTCAAGCCGGATGCGGCGCATCCTGCGACGTCAACGCACAGTGCTGGGGCGGGTCGTGCGCGACATCGAACGCAAGCTCGATCAGGTAGATACCGGCGTGCGCGAGCGTATCGCCGTCTGGTTGCCGTGAGGCCGATGGCGTGCAGGTGTTCATCGTGGCGAGGCCAAAGACCCTGACGCGACGGCAATGGCGCTGGATCAAACGACCTCAGGCAGTGAAACCGGCGATCGGACATCTGAAAGAAGACTGCCGGTTGCGTCGTTGCAGGCTCCAAGGCGCCCAAGTCTATGCGCTGCACGTGCTCGGCTGGGCCGCCGGCTACAACCTGCGTTGACTGATGCGCTGGAACGCGTTTTTGCCTGCCTGTATCCGGGCGATGCTATAGCCATTCTTGAGTGCCGTGCACTGATCACCGCTGACGATTGGTGCTTGAAGCGGGATTTTCAGGGACGACTCTTAACACTTTCTCGATTCCCATCAGCCCGGCAAAATCATCGCCAGCGCCACCCTGCGACCTTCGCTGGCCAGCACATTGTAGGTGCGCGCTGCGGCCGCGTTGGTCATCGCTTCCAGGCCGATGCCACGGGTGAGGCAGGCAGCCAACACATCCGCCGCCGGGAACTGCTGTCGCTCGCCGGTGCCGAGCAGGATCACCGCCGGAGTCAGCGCCAGTACCGCTTCCATATAGCCGACCTGGATCTGTTGCAGGCGTTGCACCGGCCAGCGCTCCACCAGCTCGTTCGGCATCAGGATGAAGCTTTGCTGCAGAATCTGATTGTTCACCTTGGCATGGCGGCCATCGGCCGCGCGAAGCGCATAGGTATAGTCGGGGTGTTGCTGGCTTAGCGGCATAACAAATCTCGTCGGGTCAGCCGCGCGGTAGCACGATCTGGCGCTTTTCCTTGCTGGGACGGTAGAGGATGGCGAGGTGACCAATCCGCTGCACCAGCGCGCCCCCGGTCTGCTCGATCAGCTCGGCAATTAGAGTATCGCGGGTTTCGCGATCCTCGGCAGCCACCTTCACCTTGACCAGTTCATGGCGCTCAAGCACTTCCTCGAGTTCGGCCAGAAATGCTGGCGTGACCCCTTTGCCGCCGGTCTGCAGCAGTGCTTTGAGATCGTGGGCCTGGCCGCGCAGGAAACGGTTCTGGGCGGAGGTGAGAACAATGGACATGCAGGATCGAACAGAAGCTAAAGGGTCTTCAGGGTATCATGGCGACCCGTTCGGACCTCTTCGCTAATGCCTTCCCGCAGTAAAAGCAGCCAGCGCTGGCTTAAGGAACACTTCGCCGACCCTTACGTAAAAAAGGCCCAGGCAGAAGGTATGCGCTCGCGTGCGGCCTACAAGCTGGAGGAATTGCTACAGCGCGACCGCCTACTCAAACCAGGCATGGTGGTAGTCGATCTGGGCGCGGCGCCGGGCGGCTGGTCCCAGCAGGTGCGCAAGTCCATGGGCGCCAGTGGCCGGGTGGTGGCGCTGGATATCCTGGATATGCCGGCCCTGGCAGGGGTGGAGTTCCTTCATGGCGACTTCAGGGAGCAAGCCGTTCTATCGCAATTCGACGCGATGTTGGGCGATGTGTCGGTGGACCTTGTTCTGTCCGATATGGCCCCCAATAAGAGTGGCATGGATGCGGTCGACCAACCGAGGATGATGCACTTGGCGGAACTGGCGATGGAATTTGCCGACAGCCACCTCAAACCGGGTGGGGCGTTCCTGATCAAGCTGTTCCAGGGTGTTGGGTCCGACGACTACATTCGCGAGCTTCGCTGCCGCTATAGCAAGGTGACGATTCGTAAGCCGGCGGCCTCGCGCAAGCGCTCCCCGGAAGTTTATGCACTCGGTCAGGGTAAGCGTGTCCAGATCAAGTAAGCTGCGCAAGACCGCCGTACTTTCAAAAATAGAAGAGTAGAGGGCACCGGAGCCAATGAGGATGAACGACTTGACCAAGAATTTGCTGCTGTGGGTGGTCGTCGCAGTTGTGCTGATGGTTGTCTTCCAGAGCTTTTCGCCGCGGATTGCAGGCGGCGTCGGCCCTGACTCGATCACTTACACCCAGTTCCTGAAGGAAGTGGACTCCGGGCGCGTTAAATCGGTGGATTACACCGACGAAACCAACCTGGCCGTCAACGCGATCCGCTTCAAGCGCACCGACGGCAGCGAAGGGGCCGTTTACGGTCCGCGCGACGACAAGCTGGTCGACGTGCTGTACAGCAAGAACATCGAAATGACTCGGCAGAAGCCCTCGACCGGCCCCGGTTTCTGGTCGTTGTTACTGAATTTTCTGCCGGTCATCCTGATCATTGGCTTCTGGCTGTTCATCATGCGCCAGATGCAGGGCGGTGGCGGCGGTGCCAAGGGCGCCATGAGCTTCGGCAAGTCGCGTGCCAAGCTGCAGGGCGAAGACCAGATCAAGATCACATTTGCCGACGTTGCCGGTTGCGACGAGGCCAAGGAAGAGGTGAGCGAGCTGGTCGACTTCCTGCGCGATCCGACCAAGTTCACCAAGCTGGGCGGAAAGATTCCGCGCGGTGTTTTGATGGTTGGCCCGCCGGGTACCGGCAAGACGCTGCTCGCCAAGGCAATTGCTGGCGAGGCCAAGGTGCCGTTCTTCAGTATCTCAGGCTCGGATTTTGTCGAAATGTTTGTCGGCGTCGGCGCCAGTCGTGTGCGCGACATGTTCGAGCAGGCCAAGAAGCACGCGCCGTGCATCATTTTCATCGACGAAATCGATGCGGTGGGCCGTCATCGTGGTGCCGGTCTCGGCGGTGGCCACGATGAACGCGAACAGACCTTGAACCAGTTGCTGGTTGAAATGGACGGCTTTGAAGGCGGCGAAGGCGTAATCGTGATCGCGGCGACCAACCGCCCCGACGTGCTGGACCCGGCGCTGCTGCGCCCGGGTCGGTTTGATCGTCAGGTTGTGGTTGGGCTGCCGGACGTCAAGGGTCGCGAGCAGATCCTGCGCGTGCACATGCGCAAGCTGCCGCTGGCCGACGATGTGGTACCGATGGTGATTGCACGTGGTACGCCGGGTTTTTCGGGAGCCGATCTGGCCAACCTGTGTAATGAGGCGGCATTGTTCGCGGCGCGTGGTAGTGAGAAGGAAGTCCGCATGGACCACTTCGACCGTGCCCGCGACAAGATCCTAATGGGTGCCGAGCGTCGCTCGATGGCCATGAGCGAGGACGAGAAGACCTTGACTGCGTATCACGAGGCAGGTCACGCAATCGTCGGTCGCCTAGTGCCGGAGCATGACCCGGTCTACAAGGTGACCATCATTCCGCGCGGCCGCGCGCTCGGCGTAACGATGTATCTGCCGGAAGGCGATCGTTATTCGATGAACCGCGTGGCGATCGAATCGCAGCTGTGCTCGCTGTACGGCGGTCGTGTTGCGGAAGAGCTGATCTTCGGCGGCGACAAGGTCACTACCGGTGCTTCCAACGACATAGAGCGTGCAACCAAGATGGCGCGCAACATGGTCACCAAGTGGGGCTTGTCCGACGAGCTCGGCCCGGTGGCGTATGGCGAGGAAGAGGATGAAGTATTCCTGGGTCGTTCGGTGACTCAGCACAAGAATGTCTCCGACGAAACCGCGCGCATGATCGACGAAGTGGTTCGGTCGATCCTCGACAAGGCGTACAGCAAGACCAAAACCATCCTCACCGAGAACCTGGACAAGCTGCACGC is part of the Xanthomonas fragariae genome and encodes:
- a CDS encoding IS5 family transposase; translation: MQLTFGDAEGLGKRKQTRREIFLAEMEQVVPWQRLLALIAPHYPASGRPGRQPYALATMLRIHLLQQWYALSDPAMEEALHEIPSLRRFAQLGGLDNVPDETTILNFRRLLETHGLAARMLEAVNAHLARKGQSLRSGTIVDATLIAAPSSTKNADHARDPEMHQTKKGKQYYFGMKAHIGVDDVSGLVHHVECTAANVADITQAHKLLHGKEDTLSGDSGYTGLDKRAEMARKRKLRYLIAEKPSKLKQIKNARELQWAQRWEHTKASLRAKVEHPFRVIKRQFGYVKIRYRGLAKNTAQVLTLFALSNLWMVRRQLLPAKA
- a CDS encoding Mth938-like domain-containing protein — protein: MPLSQQHPDYTYALRAADGRHAKVNNQILQQSFILMPNELVERWPVQRLQQIQVGYMEAVLALTPAVILLGTGERQQFPAADVLAACLTRGIGLEAMTNAAAARTYNVLASEGRRVALAMILPG
- the yhbY gene encoding ribosome assembly RNA-binding protein YhbY, with the protein product MSIVLTSAQNRFLRGQAHDLKALLQTGGKGVTPAFLAELEEVLERHELVKVKVAAEDRETRDTLIAELIEQTGGALVQRIGHLAILYRPSKEKRQIVLPRG
- the rlmE gene encoding 23S rRNA (uridine(2552)-2'-O)-methyltransferase RlmE, with the protein product MPSRSKSSQRWLKEHFADPYVKKAQAEGMRSRAAYKLEELLQRDRLLKPGMVVVDLGAAPGGWSQQVRKSMGASGRVVALDILDMPALAGVEFLHGDFREQAVLSQFDAMLGDVSVDLVLSDMAPNKSGMDAVDQPRMMHLAELAMEFADSHLKPGGAFLIKLFQGVGSDDYIRELRCRYSKVTIRKPAASRKRSPEVYALGQGKRVQIK
- the ftsH gene encoding ATP-dependent zinc metalloprotease FtsH, whose translation is MNDLTKNLLLWVVVAVVLMVVFQSFSPRIAGGVGPDSITYTQFLKEVDSGRVKSVDYTDETNLAVNAIRFKRTDGSEGAVYGPRDDKLVDVLYSKNIEMTRQKPSTGPGFWSLLLNFLPVILIIGFWLFIMRQMQGGGGGAKGAMSFGKSRAKLQGEDQIKITFADVAGCDEAKEEVSELVDFLRDPTKFTKLGGKIPRGVLMVGPPGTGKTLLAKAIAGEAKVPFFSISGSDFVEMFVGVGASRVRDMFEQAKKHAPCIIFIDEIDAVGRHRGAGLGGGHDEREQTLNQLLVEMDGFEGGEGVIVIAATNRPDVLDPALLRPGRFDRQVVVGLPDVKGREQILRVHMRKLPLADDVVPMVIARGTPGFSGADLANLCNEAALFAARGSEKEVRMDHFDRARDKILMGAERRSMAMSEDEKTLTAYHEAGHAIVGRLVPEHDPVYKVTIIPRGRALGVTMYLPEGDRYSMNRVAIESQLCSLYGGRVAEELIFGGDKVTTGASNDIERATKMARNMVTKWGLSDELGPVAYGEEEDEVFLGRSVTQHKNVSDETARMIDEVVRSILDKAYSKTKTILTENLDKLHAMSQLLLQYETIDVPQIDAIMEGREPPPPAGWTKSDKDGGNNNDKGSPRPLPPIAGPAEQI